From the genome of Carassius gibelio isolate Cgi1373 ecotype wild population from Czech Republic chromosome A16, carGib1.2-hapl.c, whole genome shotgun sequence, one region includes:
- the LOC128030362 gene encoding uncharacterized protein LOC128030362 isoform X1 has protein sequence MTLTVSQGEGLTVITVTSNPKSRWRLLCKILGFLCYSPVCSVSQDIKKGQLKVVHTSFGIVQMLIGVLNIVVGIVFTCVGLYYNMYRMAQGPYWLGGVFLVAGIVCILAARFPNSCLVIIGMVLQIVSAALAITAVVLYSVDLANDHTNYCETYNSYYSSYDYGYGYGYGYGYGTPSPEISRRTDICLQYRNLIEMIFRGLDIMMIVLSVLQLCVTISFCVLTGKALCKNDEDAKSVEDPELHKPLLEDDTAGAA, from the exons ATGACTCTGACAGTGTCTCAAGGTGAGGGTTTGACGGTCATCACCGTCACCTCAAACCCAAAGAGCAGATGGCGCCTACTGTGTAAGATTCTGGGTTTTCTGTGCTACAGTCCAGTCTGTTCTGTATCCCAAGACATCAAAAAAGGGCAACTGAAGGTCGTCCACACAAGTTTTGGA ATTGTGCAGATGTTAATTGGAGTCCTCAATATTGTGGTGGGGATTGTGTTTACATGCGTCGGCTTGTACTATAACATGTATAGAATGGCCCAGGGACCCTATTGGCTCGGTGGTGTG TTCCTTGTTGCTGGAATCGTGTGTATTCTTGCAGCTAGATTTCCCAATTCTTGTCTG GTGATAATCGGGATGGTTTTGCAAATAGTCAGTGCTGCACTGGCTATCACTGCTGTTGTGCTGTATTCAGTGGACCTTGCAAATGATCATACGAACTACTGTGAAACCTACAATTCTTATTATTCAAGTTATGattatggttatggttatggttatggttacggTTATGGAACACCTTCCCCAGAAATTAGTAGGAGAACTGACATCTGTCTGCAATACAGGAACCTCATTGAG ATGATCTTCAGAGGACTAGATATCATGATGATAGTGCTGTCGGTCCTTCAGCTCTGTGTGACCATCAGTTTCTGTGTCTTGACTGGAAAAGCTTTGTGCAAGAATGATGAAGATGCAAAG TCGGTGGAGGATCCAGAACTTCACAAGCCGCTCCTGGAAGATGACACTGCGGGTGCTGCATGA
- the LOC128030362 gene encoding uncharacterized protein LOC128030362 isoform X2, producing MTLTVSQGEGLTVITVTSNPKSRWRLLCKILGFLCYSPVCSVSQDIKKGQLKVVHTSFGIVQMLIGVLNIVVGIVFTCVGLYYNMYRMAQGPYWLGGVFLVAGIVCILAARFPNSCLVIIGMVLQIVSAALAITAVVLYSVDLANDHTNYCETYNSYYSSYDYGYGYGYGYGYGTPSPEISRRTDICLQYRNLIEMIFRGLDIMMIVLSVLQLCVTISFCVLTGKALCKNDEDAKSVEDPELHKPLLEDDTAGAA from the exons ATGACTCTGACAGTGTCTCAAGGTGAGGGTTTGACGGTCATCACCGTCACCTCAAACCCAAAGAGCAGATGGCGCCTACTGTGTAAGATTCTGGGTTTTCTGTGCTACAGTCCAGTCTGTTCTGTATCCCAAGACATCAAAAAAGGGCAACTGAAGGTCGTCCACACAAGTTTTGGA ATTGTGCAGATGTTAATTGGAGTCCTCAATATTGTGGTGGGGATTGTGTTTACATGCGTCGGCTTGTACTATAACATGTATAGAATGGCCCAGGGACCCTATTGGCTCGGTGGTGTG TTCCTTGTTGCTGGAATCGTGTGTATTCTTGCAGCTAGATTTCCCAATTCTTGTCTG GTGATAATCGGGATGGTTTTGCAAATAGTCAGTGCTGCACTGGCTATCACTGCTGTTGTGCTGTATTCAGTGGACCTTGCAAATGATCATACGAACTACTGTGAAACCTACAATTCTTATTATTCAAGTTATGattatggttatggttatggttatggttacggTTATGGAACACCTTCCCCAGAAATTAGTAGGAGAACTGACATCTGTCTGCAATACAGGAACCTCATTGAG ATGATCTTCAGAGGACTAGATATCATGATGATAGTGCTGTCGGTCCTTCAGCTCTGTGTGACCATCAGTTTCTGTGTCTTGACTGGAAAAGCTTTGTGCAAGAATGATGAAGATGCAAAG